A genomic stretch from Arachis stenosperma cultivar V10309 chromosome 3, arast.V10309.gnm1.PFL2, whole genome shotgun sequence includes:
- the LOC130969718 gene encoding potassium channel SKOR-like isoform X1, protein MHGEEGEGGNWTRKKRGLSKQEERWKRLRRRLAMFCGEAEDNSTAHGGDVRRQYIIHPDNRLYNIGWKHFILIWAVYSSFFTPMEFGFFRGLPEKIFLLDIAGQLAFLLDIVLRFFVAYRDTHSYCVVSSPSRIAIRFLKSPQFTLDLLGCLPWDYIYKAAGRKEPLRYLLWIRLTRAARVTEFFETLEKDIRINYLFTRIVKLLVVELYCTHTAACIFYYLATTIPPSRESYTWIGSLKMGDFAYSDFRHIDLWKRYITSLYFAIVTMATVGYGDIHAVNVREMIFIMVYVSFDMILGAYLLGNMTALIVKGSKTERFRDTMTEVIKYMNKNNLDKPTSKAIKGHLRLQYHRSYTQPAVLQDIPPSIRSKISINLYEEFIENVPLFKGCSSEFVKQITTKVHEEFFLPGELVLEIGDVADQIYFVCHGELREISSENDSGTDEVVQLKTYDSFGEVSFLCNMPHHSTVIAHELSKVLRLDKQSLKDIVKIYYVDGRVTLNNLLEGKDSGLKRKLLESDLSLTIGNQETELTVRMNCAAYEADLYLLKRLITSGADPNNTDYDGRSPLHISASKGYVDISSFLVEQGVNINLPDKSGATPLLEAIKNGHEDVAALLVNAGATLTIDDAGNFLCVMVAKKEFDLLKKVLACGINPNAKNYDQRTPLHIAASEGLCAVAELLLGAGASVLCKDRWGNTPLDEARIGGDINALKMLQVAKISQLAELSCGIQETKEILPSRNEIPKKRCIVFPFHPWEYDHKEKRTDGVVLWVPESIDELIITAMKHLNISNGTCILTEQGGRVLNADIIGNDEKLFLASQVQSAE, encoded by the exons GTTGTACAATATTGGGTGGAAGCACTTCATACTGATATGGGCGGTGTACTCCTCCTTCTTCACCCCAATGGAGTTCGGATTCTTCAGAGGCCTCCCGGAGAAAATATTCCTGCTAGACATCGCGGGCCAGTTGGCCTTCCTCCTCGACATCGTGCTCCGCTTCTTCGTGGCCTACCGCGACACCCACTCCTACTGCGTGGTCTCCAGCCCCTCCCGCATCGCCATCCGCTTCCTCAAGTCTCCGCAATTCACCCTCGACCTCCTCGGCTGCCTCCCCTGGGACTACATCTACAAGGCAGCCGGCAGGAAGGAGCCGCTCCGCTATCTCCTCTGGATCAGGCTGACCCGGGCCGCCCGCGTCACGGAGTTCTTCGAGACGCTGGAGAAGGACATCCGGATCAACTACCTCTTCACGAGAATCGTGAAGCTTCTCGTGGTGGAGCTCTACTGCACCCACACAGCCGCCTGCATCTTCTACTATCTGGCCACCACCATCCCCCCCTCCCGCGAGTCCTACACTTGGATTGGCTCCCTCAAGATGGGCGACTTTGCCTACTCGGACTTCCGCCACATCGACCTCTGGAAGCGCTACATCACCTCCCTCTATTTTGCTATTGTCACCATGGCCACTGTTGGCTACGGCGATATTCATGCCGTCAATGTCAGAGAGATGATATTCATCATGGTTTATGTCTCCTTTGACATGATTCTTGGCGCTTACCTTCTTGGCAACATGACCGCCTTGATTGTCAAGGGATCCAAAACCGAGAGGTTTAGGGACACCATGACTGAAGTTATCAAATACATGAATAAAAACAATCTTGACAAGCCCACAAGTAAGGCCATCAAGGGCCATTTACGCTTGCAGTATCATCGCAGCTACACACAACCTGCTGTACTTCAGGACATCCCACCCTCTATTCGATCCAAG ATTTCAATTAATTTGTATGAGGAGTTCATTGAGAACGTTCCTCTTTTCAAGGGTTGCTCCTCAGAGTTTGTTAAGCAGATT ACAACCAAAGTTCATGAAGAGTTCTTCCTCCCTGGAGAACTGGTTTTGGAGATAGGAGATGTAGCAGATCAAATTTACTTCGTATGTCATGGAGAGCTG CGTGAGATAAGCAGTGAAAATGACAGTGGTACAGACGAAGTAGTGCAATTAAAAACCTACGATTCCTTCGGTGAGGTTTCTTTCCTTTGCAATATGCCTCATCACTCCACAGTCATAGCTCATGAGCTTTCCAAGGTTTTGCGACTTGATAAGCAATCCTTGAAGGACATAGTGAAGATATACTATGTAGATGGCCGTGTTACCTTAAACAATCTCCTTGAG GGAAAAGACTCCGGTCTAAAACGCAAGTTGTTGGAATCAGACTTGAGCTTGACTATTGGAAACCAGGAAACAGAGTTGACTGTGAGGATGAATTGTGCTGCATATGAGGCTGACTTATACCTTTTGAAACGTTTGATCACATCCGGGGCAGATCCCAATAACACTGATTATGATGGTAGATCACCCTTG CATATCTCTGCCTCAAAAGGATATGTAGATATTTCTTCCTTTCTAGTTGAGCAAGGAGTAAATATCAATTTACCAG ATAAATCTGGGGCTACTCCCTTGCTAGAAGCCATCAAGAATGGACATGAAGACGTAGCTGCTTTACTAGTTAATGCAGGGGCTACTCTCACTATTGATGATGCCGGCAATTTTCTCTGTGTGATGGTTGCAAAGAAGGAATTTGACCTCTTAAAAAAGGTTCTGGCTTGTGGAATTAATCCAAATGCCAAAAATTATGACCAGCGCACACCTCTTCACATTGCTGCTTCTGAAGGTTTGTGTGCAGTAGCTGAACTACTTCTGGGAGCAGGAGCAAGTGTATTGTGTAAGGACAGATGGGGGAATACACCACTTGATGAAGCTCGTATCGGCGGAGATATAAATGCTCTCAAAATGCTTCAAGTTGCCAAAATTTCTCAGTTGGCTGAGTTATCCTGTGGTATTCAAGAAACTAAAG AAATATTGCCATCAAGAAATGAAATTCCGAAGAAGAGATGTATAGTATTTCCTTTCCACCCATGGGAATATGATCATAAAGAAAAGAGAACAGATGGAGTTGTTCTATGGGTCCCGGAAAGCATTGACGAGCTTATAATAACGGCAATGAAACATTTGAACATTTCAAATGGTACTTGTATTTTAACAGAACAAGGAGGCAGAGTTCTAAATGCAGACATAATTGGCAATGATGAGAAGCTATTTCTGGCGAGCCAAGTGCAGAGTGCAGAGTGA
- the LOC130969718 gene encoding potassium channel SKOR-like isoform X2, producing the protein MHGEEGEGGNWTRKKRGLSKQEERWKRLRRRLAMFCGEAEDNSTAHGGDVRRQYIIHPDNRLYNIGWKHFILIWAVYSSFFTPMEFGFFRGLPEKIFLLDIAGQLAFLLDIVLRFFVAYRDTHSYCVVSSPSRIAIRFLKSPQFTLDLLGCLPWDYIYKAAGRKEPLRYLLWIRLTRAARVTEFFETLEKDIRINYLFTRIVKLLVVELYCTHTAACIFYYLATTIPPSRESYTWIGSLKMGDFAYSDFRHIDLWKRYITSLYFAIVTMATVGYGDIHAVNVREMIFIMVYVSFDMILGAYLLGNMTALIVKGSKTERFRDTMTEVIKYMNKNNLDKPTSKAIKGHLRLQYHRSYTQPAVLQDIPPSIRSKISINLYEEFIENVPLFKGCSSEFVKQITTKVHEEFFLPGELVLEIGDVADQIYFVCHGELREISSENDSGTDEVVQLKTYDSFGEVSFLCNMPHHSTVIAHELSKVLRLDKQSLKDIVKIYYVDGRVTLNNLLEGKDSGLKRKLLESDLSLTIGNQETELTVRMNCAAYEADLYLLKRLITSGADPNNTDYDGRSPLHISASKGYVDISSFLVEQGVNINLPVNAGATLTIDDAGNFLCVMVAKKEFDLLKKVLACGINPNAKNYDQRTPLHIAASEGLCAVAELLLGAGASVLCKDRWGNTPLDEARIGGDINALKMLQVAKISQLAELSCGIQETKEILPSRNEIPKKRCIVFPFHPWEYDHKEKRTDGVVLWVPESIDELIITAMKHLNISNGTCILTEQGGRVLNADIIGNDEKLFLASQVQSAE; encoded by the exons GTTGTACAATATTGGGTGGAAGCACTTCATACTGATATGGGCGGTGTACTCCTCCTTCTTCACCCCAATGGAGTTCGGATTCTTCAGAGGCCTCCCGGAGAAAATATTCCTGCTAGACATCGCGGGCCAGTTGGCCTTCCTCCTCGACATCGTGCTCCGCTTCTTCGTGGCCTACCGCGACACCCACTCCTACTGCGTGGTCTCCAGCCCCTCCCGCATCGCCATCCGCTTCCTCAAGTCTCCGCAATTCACCCTCGACCTCCTCGGCTGCCTCCCCTGGGACTACATCTACAAGGCAGCCGGCAGGAAGGAGCCGCTCCGCTATCTCCTCTGGATCAGGCTGACCCGGGCCGCCCGCGTCACGGAGTTCTTCGAGACGCTGGAGAAGGACATCCGGATCAACTACCTCTTCACGAGAATCGTGAAGCTTCTCGTGGTGGAGCTCTACTGCACCCACACAGCCGCCTGCATCTTCTACTATCTGGCCACCACCATCCCCCCCTCCCGCGAGTCCTACACTTGGATTGGCTCCCTCAAGATGGGCGACTTTGCCTACTCGGACTTCCGCCACATCGACCTCTGGAAGCGCTACATCACCTCCCTCTATTTTGCTATTGTCACCATGGCCACTGTTGGCTACGGCGATATTCATGCCGTCAATGTCAGAGAGATGATATTCATCATGGTTTATGTCTCCTTTGACATGATTCTTGGCGCTTACCTTCTTGGCAACATGACCGCCTTGATTGTCAAGGGATCCAAAACCGAGAGGTTTAGGGACACCATGACTGAAGTTATCAAATACATGAATAAAAACAATCTTGACAAGCCCACAAGTAAGGCCATCAAGGGCCATTTACGCTTGCAGTATCATCGCAGCTACACACAACCTGCTGTACTTCAGGACATCCCACCCTCTATTCGATCCAAG ATTTCAATTAATTTGTATGAGGAGTTCATTGAGAACGTTCCTCTTTTCAAGGGTTGCTCCTCAGAGTTTGTTAAGCAGATT ACAACCAAAGTTCATGAAGAGTTCTTCCTCCCTGGAGAACTGGTTTTGGAGATAGGAGATGTAGCAGATCAAATTTACTTCGTATGTCATGGAGAGCTG CGTGAGATAAGCAGTGAAAATGACAGTGGTACAGACGAAGTAGTGCAATTAAAAACCTACGATTCCTTCGGTGAGGTTTCTTTCCTTTGCAATATGCCTCATCACTCCACAGTCATAGCTCATGAGCTTTCCAAGGTTTTGCGACTTGATAAGCAATCCTTGAAGGACATAGTGAAGATATACTATGTAGATGGCCGTGTTACCTTAAACAATCTCCTTGAG GGAAAAGACTCCGGTCTAAAACGCAAGTTGTTGGAATCAGACTTGAGCTTGACTATTGGAAACCAGGAAACAGAGTTGACTGTGAGGATGAATTGTGCTGCATATGAGGCTGACTTATACCTTTTGAAACGTTTGATCACATCCGGGGCAGATCCCAATAACACTGATTATGATGGTAGATCACCCTTG CATATCTCTGCCTCAAAAGGATATGTAGATATTTCTTCCTTTCTAGTTGAGCAAGGAGTAAATATCAATTTACCAG TTAATGCAGGGGCTACTCTCACTATTGATGATGCCGGCAATTTTCTCTGTGTGATGGTTGCAAAGAAGGAATTTGACCTCTTAAAAAAGGTTCTGGCTTGTGGAATTAATCCAAATGCCAAAAATTATGACCAGCGCACACCTCTTCACATTGCTGCTTCTGAAGGTTTGTGTGCAGTAGCTGAACTACTTCTGGGAGCAGGAGCAAGTGTATTGTGTAAGGACAGATGGGGGAATACACCACTTGATGAAGCTCGTATCGGCGGAGATATAAATGCTCTCAAAATGCTTCAAGTTGCCAAAATTTCTCAGTTGGCTGAGTTATCCTGTGGTATTCAAGAAACTAAAG AAATATTGCCATCAAGAAATGAAATTCCGAAGAAGAGATGTATAGTATTTCCTTTCCACCCATGGGAATATGATCATAAAGAAAAGAGAACAGATGGAGTTGTTCTATGGGTCCCGGAAAGCATTGACGAGCTTATAATAACGGCAATGAAACATTTGAACATTTCAAATGGTACTTGTATTTTAACAGAACAAGGAGGCAGAGTTCTAAATGCAGACATAATTGGCAATGATGAGAAGCTATTTCTGGCGAGCCAAGTGCAGAGTGCAGAGTGA